From Zingiber officinale cultivar Zhangliang chromosome 5B, Zo_v1.1, whole genome shotgun sequence, the proteins below share one genomic window:
- the LOC121986966 gene encoding calmodulin-like protein 30 has protein sequence MSKLRVLDFQYNLDKGLKVFKSLSALRDSKVSDLFVRYEPNEVELRKVFDKISSRKDKIDEGDLERLVKMTHTCHLQSNEKKKVCEAEEEAKRMLWAADLNKDGVVDFGEFMEVNRKGGVRTSEIKSAFWMFDQDGDGRISAADIQKMMVRLGESCSLEDCKRMVRHVDKNQDGVVDMDEFMEMMTSTMKLM, from the coding sequence atgtccaagctgagggTTCTTGATTTCCAGTACAACTTGGACAAGGGGCTGAAAGTCTTTAAATCCCTGTCAGCGTTGCGAGACTCGAAGGTCTCCGATTTGTTCGTGCGGTACGAGCCGAACGAGGTTGAGTTGCGCAAGGTGTTCGACAAAATCTCGAGCCGAAAGGATAAGATCGACGAGGGCGACCTCGAGCGGCTGGTGAAAATGACGCACACGTGCCACCTCCAGAGCAACGAGAAGAAAAAGGTTTGCGAGGCGGAGGAGGAGGCGAAGCGGATGCTGTGGGCGGCGGACCTGAACAAAGACGGAGTGGTGGACTTCGGGGAGTTTATGGAGGTGAACAGGAAGGGCGGGGTGAGGACCAGCGAGATCAAGAGCGCCTTCTGGATGTTCGATCAGGACGGCGACGGCCGGATAAGCGCCGCcgacatacagaagatgatggtGAGGCTGGGGGAGAGTTGCAGCCTGGAGGACTGCAAGAGGATGGTGAGGCATGTGGACAAGAACCAGGACGGCGTGGTGGACATGGACGAGTTCATGGAGATGATGACCAGCACCATGAAGCTCATGTGA